In Synechococcus sp. Nb3U1, one DNA window encodes the following:
- a CDS encoding RidA family protein has product MTTPTFYMVDGAPQPTGPFCHAAEIDGWVFLTGQTPLDPRDPAAPIPEGIEAQTHLVFQHLKTVLSQLGLGFDNVLRVGVYLTHLEEDFSAFNQVYKSYFPEGKLPARTCVGVTSLVRGPRVEVDLVAHR; this is encoded by the coding sequence ATGACCACACCGACCTTTTATATGGTGGATGGGGCACCCCAACCCACCGGCCCCTTTTGTCATGCCGCCGAGATCGATGGTTGGGTGTTCCTCACCGGCCAAACCCCCCTCGATCCCAGGGATCCCGCCGCTCCCATTCCTGAGGGCATTGAGGCCCAAACCCATTTGGTCTTTCAACACCTGAAAACGGTTCTCTCCCAATTGGGACTGGGTTTTGACAACGTCCTGCGGGTGGGGGTGTATCTCACCCACTTGGAAGAAGACTTTTCTGCCTTCAATCAGGTCTACAAAAGCTATTTCCCTGAGGGCAAACTGCCCGCCCGCACCTGTGTTGGCGTCACCAGCTTGGTGCGTGGGCCACGGGTGGAAGTGGATCTAGTCGCTCACCGTTAG
- a CDS encoding cysteine hydrolase family protein, whose translation MYVRQEGVCQMGSPANPWRVTPEEVDMSRPSRPLRRMSVAADPQRIVVDATKSALLIVDMQNDFCSPGGWLDVVGVDYTPDRAPIEPLSQLVPAFRQHGIPVIWVNWGVRPDLLNISPTLLHAHSPDGIRVGLGEPTPTTGAKVLEKGGWGAAIVDELHPNDQDIHVTKHRFSGFWDTDLDSILRNLGVTTLFIGGVNADQCVLTTLQDAHFLGYDTILLQDCTATTSPAFCLEATYYNVKLLFGFLTQSQALLDGLSQL comes from the coding sequence ATGTACGTTCGCCAAGAAGGCGTCTGCCAGATGGGATCCCCGGCTAACCCCTGGCGGGTTACCCCAGAAGAAGTGGATATGTCCCGCCCGTCCCGTCCTCTGCGCCGGATGAGTGTGGCGGCGGATCCGCAGCGGATTGTGGTGGATGCCACCAAGTCGGCCCTGCTGATCGTGGATATGCAGAATGACTTTTGCAGTCCCGGTGGCTGGTTGGATGTGGTGGGCGTTGACTACACGCCGGATCGGGCCCCGATTGAGCCTCTCAGCCAGCTCGTGCCCGCCTTTCGCCAGCACGGGATCCCGGTGATTTGGGTGAATTGGGGCGTGCGTCCCGACCTGCTCAACATCAGCCCAACACTACTCCATGCCCACAGCCCCGACGGGATCCGAGTGGGTCTGGGGGAACCCACCCCCACCACCGGGGCGAAAGTCCTGGAAAAAGGCGGCTGGGGCGCGGCCATTGTGGATGAACTACACCCCAACGACCAGGACATTCACGTTACCAAGCACCGCTTCAGCGGCTTTTGGGATACCGACCTGGACAGCATTTTACGCAATCTGGGGGTGACCACCCTCTTTATCGGTGGCGTCAATGCCGACCAGTGCGTGCTCACCACCCTGCAGGATGCCCACTTTTTGGGCTACGACACCATCTTGCTCCAGGACTGTACGGCCACCACCTCCCCCGCCTTTTGCCTGGAGGCCACCTACTACAACGTCAAACTGCTGTTTGGCTTCCTCACCCAATCCCAGGCGCTCCTGGATGGACTCAGCCAACTCTAA
- a CDS encoding ABC transporter ATP-binding protein, with translation MHIHLTGIHKRFGSTLANDGVDLEIRPGQVLALLGENGAGKSTLMKILYGFYTLDQGQIEIDGQPVAMHSPRAAIAHGIGMVFQQFNLIPALTVLENLLLAYPKSPWWHWGNRHLQAKVLARLRDLAPDLDPGLRVDQLAVGQQQLLELIKVLNLEACCIILDEPTSVLTPAEAERLWGLIRQLAQQGRAVVLITHKLEDVAACADRVVVMRAGKVVHQRDLSNPDRGSLSPMLKADLIQMMMGHEVTAALPRTSPLDRGSPLLQVRGLYLRDPAMGMTLSNINLEIQPGEILGLAGVAGNGQPLLAEALAGIRSLHAGEILVQGQPLHPGSLLRSQVAYIPENPLQQGVAPDLDLATNLALHQVRTLPFWPRWRRQINRATALLRDFDVRPPDPHKAARQLSGGNLQKLIIARELSGDPLLIVACYPTMGLDAAATQAVYEHLFRHAQQGSAVLWISEELDDLMRYAHRVAVISKGHIVGIQATPQASRQQLGRWMAGVAG, from the coding sequence ATGCACATTCACCTCACCGGGATCCACAAACGCTTCGGCTCTACCCTGGCCAACGATGGGGTGGATCTGGAGATTCGCCCTGGCCAAGTCTTGGCCCTGCTGGGGGAAAACGGCGCAGGCAAAAGTACCCTGATGAAGATCCTCTACGGGTTCTATACCCTCGACCAAGGGCAGATCGAGATCGATGGCCAGCCTGTGGCGATGCACTCCCCCCGTGCCGCCATCGCCCACGGTATCGGCATGGTGTTTCAACAGTTCAATCTAATCCCGGCCTTGACGGTGCTGGAGAATCTGCTGCTGGCCTACCCCAAGAGCCCGTGGTGGCACTGGGGCAACCGTCATCTCCAGGCCAAGGTTCTGGCCCGGTTGCGCGATCTGGCGCCCGATTTGGATCCGGGGTTACGGGTGGATCAGTTGGCCGTGGGGCAGCAGCAACTGCTGGAGCTAATCAAAGTGCTCAACCTGGAGGCCTGCTGCATCATTCTGGATGAGCCGACCTCTGTCCTCACTCCCGCCGAAGCGGAACGACTCTGGGGCTTGATCCGGCAACTGGCCCAGCAGGGGCGGGCCGTGGTGCTGATCACCCACAAACTGGAGGATGTGGCCGCCTGTGCGGATCGGGTGGTGGTAATGCGGGCGGGCAAAGTCGTCCACCAACGGGATCTGTCCAATCCTGATCGGGGATCCCTTTCCCCAATGCTGAAAGCGGACTTGATTCAGATGATGATGGGTCATGAAGTCACGGCGGCACTTCCCAGGACTAGCCCCCTTGACAGGGGATCCCCGTTGCTCCAGGTACGTGGCCTTTATCTCCGGGATCCCGCCATGGGAATGACGCTCAGCAACATTAACCTCGAGATTCAGCCAGGGGAAATTTTGGGCTTGGCGGGGGTCGCAGGCAATGGACAACCCCTTTTGGCCGAAGCCCTGGCCGGGATCCGGTCTCTCCATGCCGGAGAGATTCTCGTGCAGGGTCAACCCTTACATCCGGGATCCCTGCTGCGGTCGCAGGTGGCCTACATTCCCGAAAACCCGTTGCAACAGGGCGTCGCTCCGGATCTGGACTTGGCGACGAATCTGGCCCTACATCAGGTGCGAACCTTGCCCTTTTGGCCCCGGTGGCGACGGCAGATCAACCGTGCTACCGCCTTGCTGCGGGATTTTGATGTGCGTCCACCGGATCCCCACAAAGCGGCTCGCCAGCTCTCGGGGGGCAACCTACAAAAGCTGATCATCGCCCGCGAGTTGTCTGGGGATCCCCTCTTGATTGTGGCCTGTTACCCCACCATGGGGTTGGATGCGGCAGCAACCCAGGCGGTGTATGAGCATCTCTTTCGCCACGCCCAGCAGGGATCCGCCGTCCTCTGGATCTCAGAAGAGCTGGATGATTTGATGCGCTATGCCCACCGCGTGGCCGTGATCTCCAAAGGGCACATTGTCGGCATTCAAGCGACGCCCCAGGCCAGTCGACAGCAGTTGGGTCGCTGGATGGCGGGGGTGGCCGGATGA
- a CDS encoding ABC transporter permease yields the protein MIARWFPGSTLRIPLLTGLGILSVFILLSSLFLLGIGQSPLTILVSMVAAAFGDDYAWSETLVKTTPILFCALAVALPAKLGLISVGGEGQLHLGALVGTGILLLWPDGPGWLLLPLVLLGGAVGGAIWGGIPGWLRARWTVNETLSTLMLNYVGMQWVRFVVYGPWKDPANLGWPATIQFPATAKLPFLAGSRVHGGLFIAVGIALLLYVLYRWSRWGLSLRIMQSNPPLAMQVGLKYPFHVLLVMALAGSLAGLAGITETAMIQGRLQVGISSSFGLSGFLVAWLAGNSLLGVIPMSLLIGGILAAGDALQLFAKLPSSVAIVLQGILFVSVLCVRSPLFSDFVQKHIPSLATFSPLVKE from the coding sequence ATGATCGCCCGCTGGTTTCCAGGATCGACGTTGCGGATCCCGTTGCTCACCGGCCTTGGCATTCTGAGTGTGTTTATCCTCCTCAGCAGCCTGTTTTTGCTGGGCATTGGTCAGTCACCGTTAACTATTTTGGTCTCCATGGTGGCGGCGGCCTTTGGCGATGACTACGCCTGGTCAGAAACCCTGGTCAAAACAACACCGATTCTGTTCTGCGCTCTGGCCGTGGCCCTACCAGCCAAGTTGGGCTTAATTTCCGTCGGCGGGGAGGGACAACTGCACTTAGGGGCTTTGGTCGGTACGGGTATCCTCTTGCTCTGGCCTGATGGCCCCGGCTGGCTCCTCTTGCCCCTCGTGCTGTTGGGGGGAGCGGTGGGGGGCGCGATCTGGGGCGGGATCCCCGGTTGGTTGCGGGCCAGGTGGACGGTGAATGAAACCCTCAGCACCCTGATGCTCAACTATGTGGGGATGCAATGGGTTCGCTTTGTCGTCTATGGCCCCTGGAAGGATCCGGCCAATTTGGGCTGGCCAGCCACGATCCAGTTTCCAGCCACGGCCAAGCTACCCTTCCTAGCGGGATCCCGTGTGCACGGGGGCTTGTTCATCGCCGTGGGAATAGCGCTACTCCTCTATGTTCTCTATCGTTGGAGTCGTTGGGGCTTGAGCCTCCGCATCATGCAGAGCAATCCGCCCCTGGCCATGCAAGTGGGTCTCAAGTACCCGTTTCACGTCCTGCTGGTGATGGCCCTGGCGGGATCCCTAGCCGGGCTGGCAGGCATTACGGAAACGGCCATGATCCAAGGGCGGCTGCAGGTGGGTATCTCCAGTAGTTTTGGGCTAAGTGGCTTTTTGGTGGCCTGGTTGGCAGGCAATAGTCTGCTGGGAGTAATCCCCATGTCCTTGTTGATTGGAGGCATCCTGGCAGCGGGCGATGCGTTGCAATTGTTTGCCAAGCTGCCCTCTTCGGTGGCAATTGTCTTACAAGGGATCCTGTTTGTATCAGTTTTATGTGTTCGTTCCCCGTTGTTCTCTGACTTTGTTCAGAAGCACATTCCATCTTTGGCCACTTTCAGCCCCTTAGTCAAAGAATGA
- a CDS encoding BMP family ABC transporter substrate-binding protein codes for MSRRLLAAGFSRRQILQVGLMAGGAMLSASSWQTAQAQVNTKKIGYIYVGPQSDYGYNYSMDLGRQYVEKTLGVETTYFDNIPESAEVERVMERLIRDDHGIIFATSYGYLDHAITVGQKYPEVSFLHAGGLKLGANVGTYWADSDDAIYLAGMVAGSLSKTGKLGFLGAFQIPQVLRTINAFTMGAQSINPEATTTVVWTGAWLDPPKEAEVANALLDGGADVLAGQVDSPLTFAQTAERRGAYVVGKDVNVTEFAPKAWLTGASWNWGPMMVDLVKQIQGGTWKPEFVRGTLKGGDVVLDPFGPAVPSEVQAKVMAVKEQILSGVKVVWSGPIIKQDGSEVVASGVKLPMETLESMNFLVKGVIGSAS; via the coding sequence ATGTCCAGACGTTTATTGGCAGCAGGGTTCAGCCGTCGCCAGATTTTGCAAGTGGGGTTGATGGCGGGTGGGGCCATGCTCTCGGCCAGTTCATGGCAGACGGCTCAGGCTCAGGTGAATACCAAAAAGATTGGCTACATCTACGTTGGCCCCCAGAGCGACTATGGGTACAACTACTCCATGGATTTGGGTCGGCAATACGTGGAAAAGACCCTGGGCGTGGAAACCACCTATTTTGACAACATCCCCGAAAGTGCGGAAGTGGAACGGGTGATGGAACGCCTGATCCGCGATGATCACGGCATTATTTTTGCCACCAGCTATGGCTATTTGGATCACGCCATCACTGTGGGGCAGAAATATCCCGAAGTCAGTTTCCTCCATGCCGGGGGCCTAAAGTTGGGAGCCAATGTGGGCACCTACTGGGCCGATAGCGACGATGCCATCTATCTGGCGGGCATGGTGGCGGGATCCCTGAGTAAAACGGGTAAATTGGGCTTTTTGGGAGCCTTCCAAATTCCCCAAGTGCTACGCACCATCAACGCCTTCACCATGGGTGCCCAAAGCATCAATCCTGAGGCCACGACCACCGTGGTTTGGACGGGGGCCTGGCTGGATCCCCCCAAAGAAGCGGAAGTGGCCAATGCCCTGTTGGATGGGGGGGCCGATGTCCTGGCGGGGCAAGTCGATTCACCCCTGACCTTTGCCCAAACCGCCGAACGGCGGGGAGCCTACGTGGTGGGTAAGGATGTGAACGTGACCGAGTTTGCGCCCAAGGCATGGCTCACGGGTGCCTCCTGGAACTGGGGGCCGATGATGGTGGATCTGGTCAAGCAGATCCAGGGGGGCACCTGGAAACCGGAGTTTGTCCGGGGTACCCTCAAGGGTGGCGACGTGGTGCTGGATCCCTTTGGGCCTGCCGTTCCCAGTGAGGTGCAAGCCAAGGTGATGGCCGTCAAAGAGCAGATCCTCTCCGGGGTAAAGGTCGTCTGGTCTGGCCCCATCATCAAACAAGACGGCAGCGAGGTGGTGGCCAGTGGCGTGAAATTGCCCATGGAAACCCTGGAGTCGATGAACTTTTTGGTCAAGGGTGTGATCGGTTCCGCCAGTTAA